In one window of Massilibacterium senegalense DNA:
- a CDS encoding Sau3AI family type II restriction endonuclease: MKEFNTKEELIEYAKQAETLTFGEIDKYNRLFNKKLKGGLGQIIEESYFGYEINSNQAPDFEELGVELKVTPIKELKNGQISAKERLVLNIINYEVEYLKTFETSSFWSKNADLLIMFYLWRKQWERSEYPITKVILHTFSEEDLLIIQQDWETIIQKIRDGKAHELSEGDTNYLGAVTKGSSSKSVRKQPNSDIPAKQRAFSLKQSYMTALAREQITQKDLLYATKRKVRKKQNEKIDAVIKDTNILKKQKFDNYVLNLFDCYTGWTREQLIEQFEIVNKGAKHVNYLIVQKILGVGGNTKEIHAKEFEKANIVAKTIELNNGDIPEENLKIVEINDFEEITEVEWEDSSLYNTLEATKYLFIIFDKLKDGTVILRGAKFWTMPPKELDGIVRTVWESEKAKFIEGVQLTYKPVNNKKGYKISNNLVKLTDCNIIHLRPSAAEAQYCPAYKNEKGKSMNNAKRLPAPAKWINRPEHLKDVLQDDWMTKQAFWLNKDYIFRQIK; encoded by the coding sequence ATGAAAGAATTTAATACTAAAGAAGAATTGATAGAATACGCTAAACAAGCAGAAACATTAACTTTTGGTGAAATAGATAAATATAATCGACTTTTTAATAAAAAATTAAAGGGTGGATTAGGTCAAATAATTGAAGAAAGTTATTTTGGTTACGAAATAAATTCGAATCAAGCTCCTGATTTTGAGGAATTAGGGGTAGAACTAAAGGTAACACCGATTAAAGAATTAAAAAATGGCCAAATATCAGCTAAAGAACGACTTGTCTTAAATATTATTAATTATGAAGTAGAGTATTTAAAGACTTTTGAAACATCCAGCTTTTGGAGTAAAAATGCTGACTTGTTAATCATGTTTTATTTATGGAGAAAACAGTGGGAAAGATCAGAGTACCCTATTACTAAAGTTATCTTGCATACATTTTCTGAAGAAGATTTACTTATTATCCAACAAGATTGGGAAACTATCATTCAAAAGATTCGTGATGGTAAAGCACATGAATTATCTGAAGGTGACACAAACTATTTAGGAGCGGTGACAAAAGGCAGTTCGAGTAAGTCAGTTAGAAAACAACCAAATAGTGATATTCCTGCAAAACAAAGGGCTTTTTCTTTAAAACAAAGTTATATGACAGCTTTAGCGCGGGAACAGATAACACAAAAAGACTTATTATATGCAACAAAACGAAAAGTACGAAAAAAGCAGAATGAAAAAATAGATGCTGTAATTAAAGATACAAATATTCTAAAAAAACAGAAGTTTGATAATTATGTTTTAAATTTGTTTGATTGCTATACTGGATGGACACGTGAACAATTAATAGAACAATTTGAGATTGTTAACAAAGGTGCTAAACACGTTAATTATCTTATCGTTCAAAAAATTTTAGGTGTGGGTGGAAATACAAAAGAAATTCATGCAAAGGAGTTTGAAAAAGCCAATATTGTAGCGAAAACAATTGAATTGAATAATGGGGATATCCCTGAAGAAAATTTAAAGATTGTTGAAATTAATGATTTTGAGGAGATTACAGAAGTCGAATGGGAAGATTCCTCATTATATAATACGTTAGAAGCTACTAAGTATCTTTTTATTATTTTTGATAAATTGAAAGATGGAACTGTTATTCTTCGTGGAGCGAAATTTTGGACAATGCCACCAAAAGAATTAGATGGAATAGTTCGAACAGTTTGGGAAAGCGAAAAAGCAAAATTTATTGAAGGTGTTCAATTAACTTATAAACCAGTAAATAATAAGAAAGGATATAAAATTTCAAATAATCTAGTAAAGCTTACGGATTGCAATATTATTCATCTTAGACCTAGCGCAGCTGAAGCCCAATATTGTCCGGCTTATAAAAATGAAAAAGGAAAGTCAATGAACAATGCCAAACGTCTACCGGCACCTGCGAAGTGGATCAATCGTCCAGAACATTTAAAAGATGTATTACAAGATGATTGGATGACAAAACAAGCATTTTGGCTGAATAAAGATTATATATTTAGACAGATAAAATAG
- the dcm gene encoding DNA (cytosine-5-)-methyltransferase, protein MVKTKPLRVIELFAGVGGFRFGLEKADKEMFDVVWANQWEPSRKSQDAFECYVRNFKNGQHSNVDIATVEDDFFAEIKPDLLVGGFPCQDYSVARTKSGEKGIQGKKGVLFWEIQRAMGNGLPKYVLLENVDRLLKTPASQRGRDFAVMLKSFDDLGYDVEWRVINAAEYGFAQRRRRIFIFAYRRSLNFSKQQRALTEQDVVFKKGFFAKPFPVEEKPFKERVNEGKLLEDIVEISDNFSFEFHPAGVMRDGKIFTSHVVPIEREPITLGEILQEEVDEKYYLIPEQEKKFEYLRGAKREERVAKNGHKYMYTEGGMSPVDSLDKPGRTMLTSEGSTNRSTHIVEVNGKKRILTPVECERLNGFPDNWTEGMTDRMRYFCMGNALVVGLIEMMGRRIVEIEKSEIITEEQLTFL, encoded by the coding sequence ATGGTTAAAACTAAACCGTTGAGAGTTATAGAGCTTTTTGCTGGAGTCGGAGGATTTCGTTTTGGGCTTGAAAAGGCGGATAAGGAAATGTTTGATGTAGTATGGGCAAATCAATGGGAACCATCAAGAAAATCACAAGATGCCTTTGAATGTTATGTTCGTAATTTTAAAAATGGCCAACATAGCAATGTAGACATCGCCACTGTTGAAGATGATTTTTTTGCTGAAATAAAACCGGATTTGTTAGTTGGTGGTTTCCCTTGTCAAGACTATTCTGTTGCTAGAACTAAATCTGGTGAGAAAGGAATACAAGGAAAAAAAGGAGTTTTATTTTGGGAGATTCAACGTGCAATGGGGAATGGATTACCGAAATATGTTCTTTTAGAAAATGTGGACAGGTTATTAAAAACTCCTGCATCACAGCGTGGAAGAGACTTTGCAGTTATGTTAAAAAGTTTTGATGATTTAGGATATGACGTGGAGTGGCGCGTAATCAATGCAGCGGAATATGGTTTTGCACAACGAAGAAGAAGAATTTTTATTTTTGCTTATCGAAGATCATTAAATTTTTCAAAACAACAACGTGCACTGACAGAGCAGGATGTTGTTTTTAAAAAAGGATTTTTTGCTAAACCTTTTCCAGTAGAAGAAAAGCCTTTTAAGGAACGTGTGAATGAAGGAAAGCTTTTAGAAGATATTGTTGAGATATCTGATAATTTTTCATTTGAATTTCATCCCGCTGGAGTAATGAGGGATGGAAAAATCTTCACATCACATGTAGTTCCAATTGAAAGAGAACCGATTACTTTAGGTGAAATTTTACAAGAAGAGGTTGATGAAAAGTATTATCTTATTCCAGAGCAAGAGAAAAAGTTTGAATATCTTCGGGGGGCAAAGAGAGAAGAAAGAGTGGCTAAGAATGGACATAAATACATGTATACAGAAGGCGGTATGTCTCCAGTTGACTCTTTAGATAAGCCTGGAAGAACGATGTTAACTAGTGAAGGATCAACAAATAGGAGTACTCATATTGTTGAGGTAAATGGTAAAAAAAGAATATTAACACCTGTTGAATGTGAGAGGCTAAATGGGTTTCCTGATAATTGGACAGAAGGCATGACTGATCGGATGAGATATTTTTGTATGGGAAATGCCTTAGTGGTGGGGTTAATAGAAATGATGGGAAGACGTATTGTTGAAATAGAAAAAAGTGAAATCATTACAGAAGAGCAATTGACATTCCTTTAA